From one Dyella sp. 2HG41-7 genomic stretch:
- a CDS encoding collagen-like triple helix repeat-containing protein gives MATGAGGTVAGLGGAVSTIGSQLTNQSALGNNGVTKGLSGVVTNTGDAVTALGDGVSSGLGQIGSSKDPVGTTVQSLGGGVNDSGQAVNDLGQTVASVGSFQGSPIQPITSTLGGVVSTVGNDISAGSTPLDHNLSTGLVKAVTQTASNTLTPVATLGQGSSNGAGNLVAAVSQAGGNATSGVGSVVSSVGAQVASTGSSVPGASSVTQLVGNTVQGTGTAVTTLGTGVTAGLGQSGNISNPVGVTAAGATNAVTGVGQTLASAGQSLTSATNSGAASGLGPVAGAVGTTVTTVGNTVASVGGAGTTGVNGSLQPVTQTASNVVNGVASLTGTSGTGGVLGAVTGGTSSSSSKDQGLTGLLGKHGL, from the coding sequence GTGGCGACCGGCGCGGGCGGAACGGTGGCCGGCCTTGGCGGTGCAGTCAGCACCATTGGCTCCCAACTTACCAATCAATCGGCGTTGGGCAACAACGGCGTCACCAAAGGGTTGAGCGGTGTCGTTACCAACACCGGTGACGCTGTGACGGCATTGGGCGATGGCGTAAGCAGTGGACTCGGCCAGATCGGTAGTAGCAAAGACCCGGTCGGCACGACTGTGCAAAGTCTGGGTGGTGGCGTCAACGATTCGGGCCAAGCCGTCAACGATCTCGGCCAGACTGTTGCCAGCGTCGGTTCCTTCCAGGGATCGCCGATCCAACCGATCACCTCTACGCTCGGCGGCGTCGTCTCAACGGTCGGCAATGACATATCGGCGGGCAGTACGCCGCTCGATCATAATCTCAGCACGGGGCTGGTGAAGGCGGTGACGCAGACCGCCAGTAACACACTGACACCCGTCGCAACACTGGGCCAAGGCAGCAGCAACGGTGCTGGCAATCTGGTCGCCGCGGTGTCACAAGCCGGCGGCAACGCCACCAGCGGCGTAGGTAGCGTTGTTTCGTCAGTGGGCGCGCAAGTGGCCAGCACCGGTTCGTCTGTGCCCGGCGCATCATCGGTCACACAACTGGTGGGCAACACCGTGCAAGGCACCGGGACTGCGGTCACGACACTCGGCACTGGCGTCACCGCCGGCTTGGGACAATCCGGCAACATTAGTAATCCGGTCGGCGTGACGGCAGCCGGTGCTACGAATGCGGTCACGGGTGTAGGCCAGACGCTGGCAAGTGCAGGCCAATCACTGACCAGCGCCACCAACTCTGGCGCTGCCTCGGGACTGGGCCCAGTCGCTGGCGCAGTGGGCACGACCGTCACCACCGTGGGCAACACGGTCGCCTCGGTGGGCGGCGCGGGTACCACCGGCGTGAATGGCTCGCTGCAACCGGTCACCCAGACGGCCAGCAATGTGGTCAATGGCGTAGCGAGTCTGACGGGCACCAGCGGCACCGGCGGTGTGCTAGGTGCCGTGACGGGCGGCACATCATCCAGCAGCAGTAAGGATCAGGGACTCACCGGTTTGCTCGGCAAGCACGGTCTCTGA
- a CDS encoding MerR family DNA-binding protein: protein MSRCSSHDEVDPSNQRVYREADVRRLTFIRRCCDFGFSIDQVRLLMSLMHDGRRSCTKVREIASQHLTGIRKKLVELRELERSVAAFVESCDR from the coding sequence ATCAGTCGCTGCTCGTCGCACGACGAAGTTGATCCGTCAAACCAACGGGTCTATCGTGAGGCGGACGTGCGCCGCCTGACCTTCATCCGGCGGTGCTGTGATTTTGGTTTTTCCATCGATCAGGTCCGCCTGTTGATGTCGTTGATGCATGACGGGAGGCGTTCCTGCACGAAGGTACGGGAGATCGCCTCTCAACACCTGACGGGTATCAGGAAAAAACTGGTGGAGCTGAGGGAACTGGAACGCAGCGTGGCGGCGTTTGTGGAGAGCTGCGATCGATAG
- a CDS encoding POTRA domain-containing protein codes for MKAWISLAIGVSLVMSMQVEAQVRPPASANPLQNLPRVETPTAPKINTHVQTRAANPRLAALLVTPITPSRFDVVGVHAVPFKDVAVLFSRMTGKTVHVSDVLDAAAKISTIYQTHGYALSFGYVPPQDFAKGTVHITVVEGYVADVDIRGDAGNMTSKIRVIAAHIIRDRPLRQATFERYLQVLGMLPGLHIDANVPAPTTTDGATHLVLTVKRTRFNATTGIDFDHPGVQGLTTLTENGMLPLAEQIGLSTLLPPGPGHQHLYALTYLQSFGSDGAQLHFNGSHYQGSPNTDNQLPYYLRQTMHQDQFALAASYPLLLDNHTNVTATGGAYVTTLDETYTNTITGARLTQHDGLRVFNGKLDYLKTGGTSLQKINIEIARGIDGLGANANVMTRFGNLVFVSPVDPTFTRYDATFLQSNVWPHRFGTVFSVTGQYSHNTLPTTEQISFGGPRYGLAYDPGETVGDRGWGASLEINQRYELSNRWVRQVTPYVVTQFARVYLNVGEPAPAKLGTAGLGVRWTDKHYYAFDLTVAQPIGDKPLGSAHRSPRVNFTFSYQLR; via the coding sequence ATGAAGGCATGGATCAGCCTGGCCATCGGCGTTTCGCTGGTGATGTCGATGCAAGTGGAAGCACAGGTGCGCCCACCTGCAAGCGCCAACCCGCTACAAAACCTGCCCCGGGTGGAAACGCCGACGGCACCCAAGATCAACACTCATGTGCAAACGCGAGCCGCCAATCCGCGCCTGGCTGCGCTGCTCGTCACACCCATCACGCCATCACGTTTCGATGTGGTCGGCGTGCATGCCGTACCGTTCAAGGACGTCGCGGTCTTGTTCAGTCGGATGACCGGCAAGACGGTACACGTTTCCGACGTGCTCGATGCCGCGGCGAAGATCAGCACCATTTACCAAACGCACGGTTATGCACTGTCGTTCGGCTACGTGCCCCCTCAGGATTTCGCCAAGGGCACCGTGCACATCACCGTGGTGGAAGGCTATGTGGCCGATGTCGACATTCGCGGCGACGCCGGCAATATGACATCGAAAATTCGTGTCATCGCGGCGCACATCATCAGGGATCGTCCGCTGCGCCAGGCGACGTTCGAGCGCTACCTGCAAGTGCTGGGCATGTTGCCCGGTTTGCACATTGATGCCAACGTCCCGGCACCGACCACCACCGACGGCGCCACGCACCTGGTGCTCACGGTCAAGCGCACGCGCTTCAACGCCACGACGGGCATCGATTTTGATCATCCTGGCGTGCAGGGGCTCACCACCCTTACCGAGAACGGCATGCTGCCTCTGGCCGAGCAGATCGGTCTTTCCACGTTGCTGCCTCCTGGTCCTGGGCATCAACATCTGTATGCGCTGACTTATTTGCAGTCATTCGGTTCGGATGGTGCGCAGCTGCACTTCAACGGTTCGCATTACCAAGGTAGCCCCAATACCGACAATCAACTGCCTTACTACCTTCGGCAAACCATGCATCAGGATCAATTCGCGCTCGCCGCGAGCTATCCCTTGCTGTTGGACAATCACACCAATGTCACCGCCACCGGTGGCGCGTACGTCACCACGCTCGACGAGACGTATACCAACACCATCACCGGCGCACGACTAACCCAACATGATGGGCTGCGCGTCTTCAATGGGAAGCTGGATTACTTGAAGACGGGTGGCACCAGCCTGCAAAAGATCAACATAGAGATCGCACGCGGCATCGATGGACTCGGCGCGAACGCCAACGTGATGACGCGCTTCGGCAACTTGGTGTTTGTCTCGCCGGTGGATCCGACCTTCACGCGTTATGACGCTACCTTCTTGCAAAGCAATGTTTGGCCGCATCGCTTCGGCACGGTGTTTAGCGTGACCGGCCAATACAGCCACAACACGTTGCCCACTACCGAACAGATCAGTTTCGGTGGTCCGCGTTATGGCCTGGCCTACGATCCGGGAGAAACCGTGGGCGACCGCGGCTGGGGGGCATCACTGGAAATAAACCAACGCTATGAGCTGTCGAACCGTTGGGTCAGGCAAGTGACGCCTTACGTCGTTACGCAGTTTGCGCGCGTATATCTCAACGTTGGCGAGCCGGCCCCGGCAAAGCTCGGCACGGCAGGGCTTGGCGTGCGATGGACAGACAAGCATTACTACGCATTTGACCTCACCGTGGCACAGCCCATCGGGGACAAACCGTTGGGCTCGGCCCATCGCTCACCGCGTGTGAACTTCACCTTCAGCTATCAGTTGCGTTGA
- a CDS encoding cation transporter — protein MNTVTGEETNRAFRRAVLAVICLNLGYFGIEFAVALLIRSVSLFADSVDFLEDASVNLLILVALSWSMRARARVGMMLALVLLVPALAALWFIVTKLLGTSVAAPAPVPLTLTGLGALVINFSCALLLARYRFHHGSLTRAAFLSARNDVLANVAIIVAGGVSVLWPTRWPDLIVGIGIMIMNVDAARDAWQAARSEHRQSEMPR, from the coding sequence TTGAACACAGTTACGGGCGAAGAGACAAACCGAGCGTTTCGACGAGCCGTGCTTGCGGTGATCTGCCTCAATTTAGGCTATTTCGGCATCGAGTTCGCGGTCGCCTTGCTCATCCGCTCCGTCTCTTTGTTTGCCGACAGTGTGGACTTCCTTGAGGACGCCTCCGTCAATCTGCTGATTCTGGTGGCTCTTTCATGGAGCATGCGCGCACGCGCGCGCGTCGGCATGATGCTAGCCCTGGTCTTGCTCGTCCCGGCGCTTGCTGCGCTTTGGTTCATCGTCACCAAGCTTCTGGGCACTTCTGTCGCTGCGCCCGCGCCGGTGCCACTCACATTGACGGGACTGGGGGCGTTGGTCATCAATTTCTCGTGTGCGCTATTGCTTGCGCGCTATCGCTTCCACCATGGCAGTTTGACGCGCGCGGCGTTTCTCTCAGCGCGTAACGATGTACTTGCCAACGTCGCCATCATCGTGGCGGGTGGCGTATCGGTTCTCTGGCCCACCCGATGGCCGGACCTCATCGTGGGCATCGGCATCATGATTATGAATGTGGACGCCGCGCGCGACGCCTGGCAAGCCGCGCGATCTGAGCATCGCCAATCAGAGATGCCGCGCTAA